From Salinicoccus roseus, one genomic window encodes:
- a CDS encoding M20 metallopeptidase family protein: MTDLEFVTEHRRMLHQHPETSMQEYRTTEYIIEFLQQMEIPFERPLETGAVAHLSGNSDRTIAFRADIDALPIQEKNDIPYRSTEDHAMHACGHDGHTAALMLFAKRCKALHDAGELRHNVIFIFQPSEETAAGANQLIDAWQPEEEIEAVFGVHMMPNEDEGKVVLRDGEITASATEFRFYVDGRSAHVAAKHEGVSAIETLLHLTTQLTQLQHFHLNGLNRNIIHIGNLNAGEAINTVASRGYLEGTIRTYEMTDFEAIKERMETLARTATELFSSKVEVTFNEGYPPVMNADALRPSVEAALTAIDINIIDSEKPYLFGEDFSFYNRIAPSYFIFFGSRNEEKGFTSSLHTSTFDFDEAVLVKVADYYEALMEEL; encoded by the coding sequence ATGACTGATCTTGAATTTGTGACTGAACACAGACGGATGTTGCATCAGCATCCTGAAACGAGCATGCAGGAGTACAGGACGACCGAATACATCATTGAATTCCTGCAGCAGATGGAAATACCTTTTGAACGGCCTCTTGAAACAGGGGCCGTTGCTCATCTGTCGGGAAACTCCGATCGGACGATCGCCTTCAGGGCGGATATAGATGCCCTGCCGATACAGGAGAAAAATGATATACCCTACCGCAGCACAGAAGATCATGCCATGCATGCGTGTGGGCATGACGGCCATACGGCGGCCCTGATGCTTTTTGCCAAACGCTGTAAAGCTTTGCATGATGCAGGAGAACTGAGGCACAATGTGATATTCATTTTCCAGCCTTCTGAGGAGACAGCGGCAGGCGCCAACCAGCTGATTGATGCATGGCAGCCTGAGGAAGAAATCGAAGCGGTGTTTGGCGTCCATATGATGCCGAATGAAGATGAGGGTAAAGTGGTGCTCCGGGACGGTGAAATCACTGCAAGTGCAACTGAATTCCGTTTCTACGTGGATGGAAGATCGGCCCATGTGGCGGCGAAGCATGAGGGTGTATCAGCGATAGAGACACTGCTTCATCTCACGACGCAGTTGACACAGCTCCAGCACTTCCACCTGAATGGCCTGAACCGAAACATCATCCATATCGGAAACCTGAATGCGGGGGAAGCCATCAACACTGTTGCAAGCAGAGGCTACCTCGAAGGTACGATACGGACTTATGAGATGACGGATTTTGAGGCGATAAAGGAACGGATGGAAACGTTGGCCCGCACGGCCACTGAACTGTTCAGTTCCAAGGTGGAGGTCACCTTCAATGAAGGATATCCACCGGTGATGAATGCGGATGCGCTGAGGCCGTCTGTAGAAGCGGCCCTGACTGCCATAGATATTAACATCATCGACAGCGAAAAGCCCTACCTGTTCGGGGAGGACTTCAGTTTCTACAACCGGATTGCGCCCTCCTATTTCATATTTTTCGGGAGCCGTAATGAGGAGAAGGGATTTACAAGCAGCCTGCATACATCGACATTCGATTTTGATGAAGCCGTACTCGTTAAAGTGGCGGATTATTATGAAGCGCTGATGGAAGAATTATAA